From Hoeflea sp. 108:
GCGGGAGCAGCGCTTCGGCATCGCTGATGCCGGCCATCTCGGGCAGCGGCAGCGGTGAAAGCCGCCCACCTTTGCCCTCCGGTCGGGCGGCCATGCCCGAGCAGACACCGAAGATGGTGTCGAACAGGACCGGCGCCTTGGTGCGGCCGGCGAAGTGCAAATCGAGCCGGTCAAGCGCGAGGTCGGACAGTTTCCCCTTGCCTGTGCGGGTCAGCGTGATCCGGAACGCCGCTTCGGCCGTCACGCCCGCAGGCGGGGTCATGCCGGCCGTGGCCAGCGCGCTCCGGTCCTGGAAATAGCCGACCGAAGCGATTTCAACAGGCCACAGGGTCACGTCCTGGACCGTCGTGAAGGTGAGGCGCGTGGGCAGGCCGGGCTGCAGGCTGGACACCATCCGCGTGCCCCTGGCGACCACGTGGCCCGTATTCATGGTCTGCACCTGTTGACCCGGCTTCAGTACCGCCATGGTGGTCGCGGGCGCGGGTGTCAGCAGGTCGGGATAAAGCACTTCGAGAATGCTGCGTGCGAAGCGCGAGCGCTCGGCGTCCACCTTCAGCCGCGTGCGTGCGGCAAGATAGGCGACGCCATCGAGCAGCCGCTCGACATAGGGATCGGGGCAGGGGACGGTATCGAGCGACAGGTTGCGGGCAACGGCCGGGTGCATGTCGGCGAATTCGGCCGCAAGGCTGCGTATATGGGTCAGTTCCTCCTCGTAATACTCCAGGAAGACCCGGTCCATTCTCAGCTTTCCTTCAGGTCGGTGCGGGCGACGCCATTGTCGAGATTGATGGTCGTGCGCAGCCGCAACCTTTCAGGCGTGGGCGTCATGATCAGCACGCCATCGATCTCGATCTTCAGGCCGGTCTTGTCGCCGAGATTGACCGTCACCTTGGTGGCGCTCTCTTTCAGGCGAGGCTCGAAGGTGGCGAGTACGGCGCGGATTTCGCGGGCCAGCATGTCCCGGTCGAAGTCGCGCGACGAGCGGCCCGAAAACGAGGGCACGCCATAGTTGACGACGCTGCGCCGCACCTCCGGGAAATCGTCGAGCGCGGGCGGGCCGGCGGAGGCATGCTCCAATTCGAGATCGGACAGCAGCGGCGAGGACTCGAAGCGCTCGGTGTTGAAAAGCGCCTCGATGTCGCGCCGTACGGCTTCGCGCAGCACGCGAGCCGACACCACGACACCGCGGCTCTCGAGTTCGGTGCGGCGCATGTTCTGGTCGACGAGGCGATTGAGCCGGCTCTTCTGCTCAGTGCTCAGCTCGGGGTCGGCATCGATCGCACGCCGGCCGCCGCTCACGAGCGCGTCCAGACGCTCCGCTCCCAATTCATCCTGAAGCGCCCGTTGCAGCTCGCCTATCTCGGAGGCGAGCCCGGGTACATCGTTGACCAGACGGTCCCACAGGGAAGGCTGGACCGCCTCGCGCTTGGCTCGCGGGCTGCCCGCAGCCGTGGCACTGCGCCGAACATGAGGCTCACTTGCCGATGTGGACATCCATTTCCACCTCATGCTTATCGTCGTAATTGAACTTGATGGTTTTGTAGGCGAACGCCACTCTGTCCTCGATGACGTCCGGTTCGTCCTCGCTCGGATGCATGTGATAGGTCACCACGGACGCATCGCTCAGCGTTACCACAAGATAGTCGCTCGTCTCGCCTTCGATCGTGCGCCGACAGGAGAACACCACCTCGTCCATAAGGGTGTTTTCGAACAGCGCCTTCTGCAGGTAGGGCGAGGCCATGTCGTAATGCTTGGTGAACTCGATCATGCCCAACGCCACCCGGCCGCGCCGCGACAGCGAGTTTGGATCGTGTGGCGCAACCATGGTGTAATCGACGCCATAGACCTCGATCTCTTCGTCGTGCCCGTCGCGCACGCTTGGGCCGGGTATGTCGGGAACCTTCAGAAATCCGTCTATCTTGGTTCTGGTATCAGGCATTTCGCTCTCCGTGGCTTAGGGACAAGATCAGGATTTGACCGAAGGCAGCTCCGACACGAGACGAAGCGAGGCGTTGATTCCTTCCAGCTGGTAGTGCGGTCGCAGGTAGAAGCGGGCGTTGTAGTAACCAGGGCGGCCCTCGACGCTGTCCACCTGCACTTCTGCCGCGGCGAGCGGACGCTTCGCGCGCGCCTTGTCGTCGGCGAAAGCGGGATTGGCCAGCACATAGCGGTTGATCCACTCCGTCAGCCAGACCTGCATGTCGGAGCGTTCCTTGAACGAACCGATCTTGTCGCGCGCGATCGCCTTGAGATAGTGCGCGAAGCGTGAGACCGGGAACAGGTAGGGCAGGTTGGCGCTCAGCCGTTCGTTGGACTGGGCGTCGGGATCGACCAGACGCCCGGCACGGGTTTCATCGTCCTGCAGCGAATGCGCACCGATGAAGGCGGCAACGTCGGTGTTCTTGCGATGCAGGATCGGCATCAGCCCGAGCTTGGCCAATTCCGCCTCGCGTCGGTCGTCGATCGCCACTTCCGTCGGGCATTTCATCGACACGGTGCCGTCGTCCGTGGGGAAGTTGTGGACGGGCAGGTTGATCACCGAACCGCCATTCTCGACGCCGCGGATCTGCGTGCCCCAGCCGAACAGCTTGTGGCTGCGATTGATGTTGACGCCCATCGGGAAGGCGGCGTTCATCCAGACATATTTGTGATGGTCGCCCTGCACCTCTTCCTCGAAGGCGAAACCCTTAACCGGCACGGTCTCGGCGCCATAGGGCAGGCGAGCCAGCACGCGCGGCATGGCAAGCCCGATGTAGCGGGCGTCCTCGCTTTCGCGCAGCGACTGCCATGACGCATAGGCCGGGTTGGAGACGATCTGCTGCAGGTCCTGCGGGTTGGGCAGCTCCTGCCAGCTGTCCATGCGAAACAGCCGTGGCGAGGCAGCGGCGATGAAGGGCGTATGCGCCGAGGCGCAGATGCCCGAGATGTTGCGCAACAGGCTGACGTCGCGCGGATAGTTGGAGAATTCGTAGGCGCCGATGAGGCAGCCGAAGGGCTCGCCGCCAAACATCGAATATTCGTCGGTGTAGACCTTCTTGAAGACGGGGCTCTGGTCCCACATCTGGCCCTCGAAATCCTCAAGCGTGTCGGCCAGCTGCTCCTTGGATATGTTCATCACCCGGATCTTCAGCTTCTGGTCGGTCTCGGTATTGTTGACGAGGTACCAGAGGCCGCGCCAGGTGCCCTCCATTTCACGCACCTCGGGTGCATGCAGGATTTCGTTCACCTGCGTCGTCAGCACCTTGTCGATGCCGGCGATCAGCGACTTGATCGACTTGATGGCGTTGGAAGAGATCGTCGTTGTGTCGGAGCGCGACTTGGCGGCGAGCGCAAGGTTGCGGACGAGTTGCTGCAGCTTGTCGCTGTCGTCCTTCTTGACCTTGAAGTCCTTTTCGAGGAGTTCGCCAAACTCGCCGAGGTCGATGGCCTCGGCCTCGGCGACTGCAGTGGTTTTCTGTTGCTCGGCCATGGCTCAGCCCTCCGCCTTGTCGTCGCCGGACAGGGCCTGGCCGGCGATCTGCCCGAGCAGCGGTTCGTTGTTCAGAAGTTGGGCGATGCGCTTTTCGGCATCGACGCGGCCGTCCATGAAGCCCAGGAGCTCGACGAGCTGGCGCCGCATCTTGAGGATCTCGGCCAGCTGCGGCACCTGCTCGGCAACCTTGTCAGGGGCGAAGTCGCCCATGCTGGAGAAGGTCAGGTCGACGGCGAGTTCTTCCTCGCCCTCCTTTCCCTCTGTTGTCGGCAGCGTGCTCTTGACCCGCGCCTTCACCCGCGGCCCCAGCGCTTCCATGAACTTGGGGAAGCGGTTGGCGTCGGTGTCGACGAAGCTGCGGTCCTGGATCGACTTTATCGCTTCCCGGGTCTGCGATGCACCTGAGAGATCGGCCATCACGCCCATGACGAAAGGCAGCTCGATGGTGGTCGGACTGCCGTAGGTCTCCACATCGTAGGCGATCTGCACGCGCGGTGCCCGATTGCGCTCGATGACCTTTGCTTTGCTTTCAGCTGGCATGCCTGCTTACCTTTCATCCTTCTGGGACGTCTTCTTGGTATCGGGAACCCCGGCGAGAAGCCGGAACTCCTTCAACCCGGAGGGGGCGAGGTCTTCCATCAGCTCGACGAAATCCATCGGCACCATGCGGCGGACACGGCGGGCGAGATGGGGGATCGGGCTGGAAGGTTCGGTGCGATCGTAGAAGGCGATGACGAGGTCGAGGCACTTGACCACGTCATCACGCGAGTTGATGCGGTCGGGCAGGGTGGCAGCAGCCATTGACGTGGCGAAAGGGCTGCGGTCGTGGCCGTTGGCCGTCGGCGCCGGTTGAATTGGCGAGGCAGCGACTGGCTCAGCGGTCGGCGCGGCACGGGTGCCACGCTGCAGGGTTGCCAGCATCCGCTCCAGAAACCGCGACAGGACGGGCACCGCAGGTCCTGTCGTTTCGAGCCGCACATTGAAGGCCTTGTCCAGGGCCTCGAGGGCTGAGATCGCATTGCGCAAATCCGATGTCAGCGTCGCCACTGCATCGGGCTGCTGGTCGTTCTGCGCCGCAAGTCCGCTGCGCAGTCGACCCAGCAGTTGCTCGTGCGCGGCGGACAGCGCAGAGCGTTCGGAATTGCTCAGGCCTTGCGCCGCTTCCTGGAGCATCAGGCGGTCGTCGAGTGCCCCCTGCTCGAGGTCCCTGCCGCTGATCGGCGCGAAGCCGCGCGGCGTGAGAAACTTCATCCGGCGCAGATTGCCGAGCAGGCCGGCATTGGCGTTCTGCAGGTCGAGCAGCGCGTTGACGCGCCTGAGCGCGGTGTCGCGCGGCGTCGACGCCGGGCGTAATGCGGGGTGCATCGTCTCCCAGTGCTGGTCGAAGCTCTGCGCCATAAGCGTCAGTCCTTCGGCGAGGCCTGGCAGGCCCTGTTCATTGGCCAGCGCGCGGGTGACGATGACGAGCAGGCGCAGGTCGCGGCCGGCCGGTCTCAGCTCCTCGGCCTTGCGCAGCACCGCCGACCAGTCCACCGCGACAGCGACTTCGCTCGATGGCTTGTTGTTGTCGTCGTGGATGACTTCGTCGGGCGGGTCGATCAGCCGCTCCAGCTCGTGGAAACGGGGGTCGTTGCGCAAATCCTCTCCCGACGGATTCGCACCGTCCAGCGGGCTAAGCCAGAGAGAAAGGTCAACCACGCATCCCCCCACGCCGGTACTCGAAGGTTGGAAGTCGTCAGCATTGCCACTCGCCCTAGGTTTAACACACTTCACACCATGCTCAAAGTTTCGTGAGACTAGCTCTTAAGGCTTGGTCACCTTCTTCATGAGAATTGTCCTTGTTCGTTCGCGAGCATCGAAGAACCGGCGATGCTTTGTAAAATTCCCTGACGTGTGGCACCTTATAAGGAACCAGTCCGGCCATCGGAGCAGTCCCATGCAACCAGGGGGCATGCAGCATCGCAGGGCATCGCAGGGCTTCAAGCGCAAGGAACTCGTCGGCAAGCTGAATCCGACCTGCCTGCGCGCCTTCAAGGCTGCCGCCGACGCGGCAAAGCTGCGCGGCAACCCCTATGTCGAACTGGTTCACTTCATAGAACAGCTCGTCTTGTCGGATCGCTCCGATGTGCAGATGATCCTGCGCGATGCAGGCGTTGACGCCGCGCGCATCGCCGCCGACATGACAAGGGCGGTGGACAAGCTGCCTTATGGAGCTACATCCATTGAGGAGTTCTCCGACCACATCTTCCACGCTATCCAGGAGGCGTGGAGCCTGGCGACGCTGGAGTTCGGCACTGAGGAGGTGCGCAGCGCCCATGTCGTTCTGGCCTGCCTGAAGACGCCTGTGCTCGAAGGGCTGGTCTCGAAGATCAGCGTCGAGTTCGACAAGATCGATGCCGACGCCGTGATTGGCCGCTTCGCCGAGGTCATGGAAGGGTCGATCGAGGCGACGGGGCCGGCGGCGGCTGCCGAGACGGCGGAGGCGCCCCGGCGGCCTGGGCGGGGTGGAGACACGGCGCTGGCGAAATATGCGACCGACCTCACCCAGCGCGCCCGCGACGGCAAGATCGATGCGGTGGTTGGCCGCGATCCCGAGATCCGCCAGATCGTCGATATCCTGATGCGCAGGCGCCAGAACAACCCGATCCTCACCGGCGAGGCCGGCGTCGGCAAGACCGCCGTGGTCGAGGGCTTTGCGCTGCGCATCGCCGAGGACGACGTGCCGCCCATGCTCAAGGGCGTCAGCGTGCGCATGCTCGATGTCGGGCTGATGCAGGCTGGCGCGAGCGTCAAGGGCGAGTTCGAGAAGCGGCTGAAGGCTGTTATCGACGAGGTGCAATCCTCGGAGGTGCCGATCATCCTGTTCATCGACGAGGCGCATACGCTGATCGGCGCCGGCGGTGCTGCCGGCACGGGCGACGCCGCAAACCTGCTCAAGCCGGCCCTGGCGCGCGGCGAACTGCGCACCATCGCGGCCACCACATGGGCCGAGTACAAGCAGCACATCGAGAAGGACCCGGCACTGACCCGCCGCTTCCAGGTAGTCAAGATCGACGAACCGGACGAGGCCGCCGCCATCTTGATGCTGCGCGGGGTGGCCGGGGTGCTGGAGAAGCACCACCAGGTGCAGATCCTGGACGAGGCGATCGAAACGGCTGTGAAGCTGTCGCATCGCTACATCCCGGCGCGCCAACTGCCTGACAAGGCCGTCAGCCTGCTCGATACGGCCTGCGCGCGGGTCGCTGTCTCACAGCATGCGCGTCCCGGCGCGGTGGAAGACCTGATACGCCGCAAGCAGGCACTGGAGGTCGAACAGGGCATCATTGGCCGCGAGGCCGCCATCGGCATCGAGGTCGATGACAGGAAGGCGCGGGTAGCAAAAGGGCTGGCCGAGACTGAGGCGGCGCTGGCCGAGGCGGAGGCTCGTTGGGAATCTGAGAAAGCGCTGGCTGCAGAAATCCTGGAGCTTCGCGCCACGCTTCGTGGGCAGGGAGTAGCGCTTGACCCGGTGGCCGCAGGCGCCTCGGAAGGGGGAACTGAGGCGGAGCTGGTAGCGCCCGGCGATGAGGTTGCCGATCAGTTCCAAGGCGGTGGCCAGAGTGTTCCCGAAACCGCTACATCGGACACGGCGACCGCCGGCGACGCTGCCGATCAGGCGCAGGAATCCCCCTCACCCTTGTGGGGAGGGGCCAGGGGTGGGGCGACTCCTGGCTTTGGTGCTCCATCTGACCCCGCCGCCGACCTCGCCCGCCTCAAGGAACTCTCTGCTCAACTCGCCGCGGCGCAAGGGGAAGCACCGCTGATCCTGCTGTCGGTCGACCGCAATGCGGTTGCGGCGGTCGTGCAGGACTGGACCGGCATTCCCACCGGCCGCATGCTTTCGAGCCAGACGGAGAAGGCGCTGCGCTTGGCGCAGACGCTCGCCGCGCGTGTCGTCGGCCAGGACCACGCGATGGAAATGATCGCAAAGCGCGTGCAGACCAGTCGCGCCGGGCTCGGCGCGCCGGAAAAGCCGGTCGGCGTCTTCTTGCTTTGCGGCCCGTCGGGTGTCGGCAAGACCGAGACGGCGCTGGCGCTGGCCGAGATGCTCTATGGCGGCGAGCAGAATCTGATCTCCATCAACATGTCGGAGTTCCAGGAGGCGCATACTGTTTCCACGCTCAAGGGCGCGCCCCCCGGATATGTCGGCTACGGCAAGGGCGGCATCCTTACGGAAGCCGTCAGGCGCAGGCCGTATTCGGTGATCCTGCTCGACGAGGTCGAGAAGGCGCATCCCGATGTCCACGAGATCTTCTTCCAGGTCTTCGACAAGGGCATGATGGACGACAGCGAAGGGCGGCGCATCGACTTCAAGAATTCGCTGATCCTGCTCACTTCCAATGTCGGATCGGAGGTGATCATGCAGAGGACCAAGAACGGGCAGCTGCGCGAGAAGATCGAGGACCTCGACACGGCACTGCGCGCGCCGCTGCTCAAGGTCTTTCCCGCGGCCTTCTTGGGGCGAGTCGTGACAATCCCTTATTATCCGCTGTCGGGCGACATGATCGAGGCGATCACCCGCCATCAGTTCGGAAAGATCGCGCGCCGGCTCGCCGCCAGCCATGGCGCAGAACTGGTGATCGGCGACGGCGTCATGGACCTGATCAAGGCCCGTTGTACGGAGATCGAGTCCGGCGGCCGCATGATAGATGCGATCCTGACCAACACGCTGTTGCCGGAACTGAGCCGCGGCGTGCTCAACCGGTCACTCGATGGGGAGAAGCTGACGCGCGTGACTGTCGGCACGTCAGGCGAGGGGTTCAGCTACGACTTTGGGTAGGGGCTTACCAAGGGCTGCCACTGTCACCGCCACCACCGCCTCCTCCGTCGTTCCCTTCGCTTGGCGTATGAACGACTGGCGTCGCAACCACCGGGGCAACCACGACTTTCCTGGGCTTTGCAACCGGCGCCTTCTTCGTGGGCGCCTTCTTGACCGGAACCGGTTGCTGCACGGGCTGGACAACCTGCTCCTCCACTTTCTTCAGCGAGCCGCATCCGACGAGTGGCAGAAGCGCGCCGACAAGCAGCAGCCTGAGAGTATGCGATAGCATTTGCGTCTCCCCTTATGAGCCCAGCATGTCCAGTCGAGGTCGTGAATCGATCCATTCCTTGCGCAACAGTCCGATAAGCAGATCGCGGGGTTCGCGCGGCGCATCGGCACCGAGAACGGCATTTGCCGCGTCGCGTGTCTGGCTTCCGAGCTTGCCGTCGACCGCGCCGATGTCCTGCCCCGCCCTCTGGAGTGCGAGTTGCACTTCCTTGCCGACGCTGATGTTGTCTACCTTGGCCAGTGCAGCCTTGGCATTCGCCGACACTTCCTTGGTGTCGTGGGATGCGGACAACGCCAGCAGGCGGGCAACCTCGCCTCCGTCGTGCTGCAGGGACGGATTGTCTTGAAGCAGTTCCGCAGCGAAGTACGCGCCCCAGGCGTCGCCGCGCTCGGCACTCTCGCGATACCAGCCGGCCACAGTCTTAGGGTCTGCCGACTTGTCTCGCAGGGCCATGCGGCCGAGGAGGCGGCCGGCATAAGGATGGCCGCGTGCGCGCGCCTTCTCGAACAACTCGGCTGCACGCTTCGCGTCCTTTTGGACACCAGAACCGTCGCGGTAGAGGATGCCGAGAAGCACCAATCCATACACATCGTCCCGATTGGCGGACTCGGAGATGAATTTGAATGCCCGGGCGTCGTCCTTCTTCACGTTGCTGCCGGAGAGATACTCGGTGCCCAGCATGTTCATCGCGTAGGTGTGGCCAGACTCGGCCGCGCTCGTGACCATTGCCATGCCGCGGTCGACGTCGGCCTTGGTTCCGAGACCGGTGACCAGGGCCCGCCCGAGCGCATACTGCGAGTATGGATCGCCGCGCTTTGCCCCAGCCTCGAACAATGGGATCGCCTTGGCCGGATCACGCTTTACTGCGGCGCCGAACTGGTAGAGCCGACCGAGCAGGTAGCTCGCCCGCACATGGCCCGCGTCGCTGGCTTCATTGAGTGCCTTCAGCGCGGCATCGAACTCGCCGTCGGCATAGAGCGCGCGGGCATACTGGTACTTGAAGCGCGCAACGTCGGGATGCTCGTTGACGGCGGACTTGCAGGCCGCGAGCGCCTTCGACACGTCGATGTCGTTGGGCAGCTTGCCATCGGCGACGGCCTGCACGTCGAGCGGTTCGGCGGCCAGGGTGTCGCACTCATTGACCGAAACGGCGACGTTGATGGTGATGGGCGCTGGCGTCTTGGTCCTGACGGCCGGCACCAGCACCACCGTGCGCACGGGAGCGACCGGTTCGACCTTGGGCGCGGGCGCCGGGGCAGGGTTGGCAGCCGTCCCGGTGCCAGTGCTTTCCGGCTGCTGCGGCTTCAACGCCTCGGCGATAGGTTTCAACTCCGACAGGCCGCTGTCGGCAACGACCTTGAGCGAGGGCCGGATACGCAGCTTGCCGATGTCCTCGGCCTTGATAAGGTCGCCTTCCGAAACCACCTGGTCGCCGATGGCGACCTGAGTCTCCGGATCGCGGCTTTCGAGCTTCAGCCAGCCCTTGGGCGCGCTGGACGAACGAACGATCTCTTCCGGCATCGGCGAGAAGCCGGTGCCGACATCCGATGCCATGGCGACGAGGATCGGCTTGGGAGCCGGTGCCTGTTCGTCGACTTCGCCCTGAGCGATGGTCAGGCTCGGCTTGATCGTCTTCGGAGCCGGTGCGCTGACGTCGATGACGACCTTGACGATACCGCTCGCGGTGCGTCCACCTTCCGTCGTCACCGCGTAGCGGATCTCTTCGTCTTTCATGTCGCCGGACGAGGGTTTCATCATCACCGCCGATACCTCGTCGGCCGAGATTTTGCTGTCGAGATCGATCTGCCTGTCGCCCAGCCACAACGTACCGGCCTCCGGCAGCTTGGTGAAGTTGACGCTGAGGGGCGTATCTCCGCTGGTGATCGGCGGCGAGATGCGCAACGCTACGGCCTCCATCTTCGGCGGCACGCGCACCTCGCGCATGTCTTCGATGATCAAGAGGTTCTGGCGGGTGACGAAGAAGAAGGAGGAGGTCAGGCTGGAGGCGTCCCACGGCGTCTGACGGCCGTCGGTGCGCTTGATGACTTCCGAGCGAATGTCGCTGAGCAGCTTGCGGATCTCGACATTCGGCTTCAGCGCATAGTCGGTGAAGGCGCCGGTGAACGGGCTCATGCCGTTGTTGCCGTCGAGCGCCACCTGGTCTGGCGCGGTCGAGTAGACGATCAGCGTGCCGTTCTGAGGCGTAACCGAAGCGAGCCCCTTCTTGCCCTCGACTGCCAGCTTCTTCTGGCCGACGAAATAGGCGTTGTTGGCAAAGGGATTGTCACGACAGGCATCGAGGATGGCGATCTGCAGTGACGACGTCTCGCGCATGTACTCGAGCAGGCTCGACATGCTGTAGGCCTCTACCTCGAGGTCGTAGGACGAGGCCATGCTGGCATCGACTGGCAGCATGTAGTTGTTGCCGCCGACCTGAACCGCATGGCCGCTGTAGTAGAACAGTGCCACGTCGCCATCGTTGAGCGTGCGCAGGAAGCCCAGAACGGTTTCCTCAAGTCCTTTCTTGTTGAGATCGCGGCCGAGCGTCACTTCGAAATTGGCGCGCTCGAGAACCTCGCGAACCCGGTCGGCGTCATTGACCGCGTTCGGCAAGGTGGCGAGGTGCTGGTAGGCCGAATTGCCGATGACCAGAGCAGCGCGGCGTCCGCTGACGCGCTCGGCTGCGAATGAGGCTGTGAGAAGTAGAAGCAAGGCGAGCGCGCAAACAGCAAGCATGTTCGCCGTTCGAAACACGCGAAACAAACTGCTGGGCAGGCAATGCTCGCACACCACTTGGCCGCTCCCCTCGCGAGATCGCAGACTTTACACGGCTATGCACGGCTTGCATTCTTACGCAACGTCAGCATCCTACTTGCCAATCAGGCTGTCAACGGCGAAGCTCGGTCTGTAGGTGATCTAGCCCGGAAGACCTACCTGTTGCCGTCGGGCGTGGAGCCGCTGGCGAGGCGTGAGCGATGGACATTGCCAACGCATGCACTGACGGGAAGCGCCGGCCATG
This genomic window contains:
- the tssE gene encoding type VI secretion system baseplate subunit TssE codes for the protein MSTSASEPHVRRSATAAGSPRAKREAVQPSLWDRLVNDVPGLASEIGELQRALQDELGAERLDALVSGGRRAIDADPELSTEQKSRLNRLVDQNMRRTELESRGVVVSARVLREAVRRDIEALFNTERFESSPLLSDLELEHASAGPPALDDFPEVRRSVVNYGVPSFSGRSSRDFDRDMLAREIRAVLATFEPRLKESATKVTVNLGDKTGLKIEIDGVLIMTPTPERLRLRTTINLDNGVARTDLKES
- the tssD gene encoding type VI secretion system tube protein TssD, with product MPDTRTKIDGFLKVPDIPGPSVRDGHDEEIEVYGVDYTMVAPHDPNSLSRRGRVALGMIEFTKHYDMASPYLQKALFENTLMDEVVFSCRRTIEGETSDYLVVTLSDASVVTYHMHPSEDEPDVIEDRVAFAYKTIKFNYDDKHEVEMDVHIGK
- the tssC gene encoding type VI secretion system contractile sheath large subunit, producing MAEQQKTTAVAEAEAIDLGEFGELLEKDFKVKKDDSDKLQQLVRNLALAAKSRSDTTTISSNAIKSIKSLIAGIDKVLTTQVNEILHAPEVREMEGTWRGLWYLVNNTETDQKLKIRVMNISKEQLADTLEDFEGQMWDQSPVFKKVYTDEYSMFGGEPFGCLIGAYEFSNYPRDVSLLRNISGICASAHTPFIAAASPRLFRMDSWQELPNPQDLQQIVSNPAYASWQSLRESEDARYIGLAMPRVLARLPYGAETVPVKGFAFEEEVQGDHHKYVWMNAAFPMGVNINRSHKLFGWGTQIRGVENGGSVINLPVHNFPTDDGTVSMKCPTEVAIDDRREAELAKLGLMPILHRKNTDVAAFIGAHSLQDDETRAGRLVDPDAQSNERLSANLPYLFPVSRFAHYLKAIARDKIGSFKERSDMQVWLTEWINRYVLANPAFADDKARAKRPLAAAEVQVDSVEGRPGYYNARFYLRPHYQLEGINASLRLVSELPSVKS
- the tssB gene encoding type VI secretion system contractile sheath small subunit, translating into MPAESKAKVIERNRAPRVQIAYDVETYGSPTTIELPFVMGVMADLSGASQTREAIKSIQDRSFVDTDANRFPKFMEALGPRVKARVKSTLPTTEGKEGEEELAVDLTFSSMGDFAPDKVAEQVPQLAEILKMRRQLVELLGFMDGRVDAEKRIAQLLNNEPLLGQIAGQALSGDDKAEG
- the tssA gene encoding type VI secretion system protein TssA, with protein sequence MVDLSLWLSPLDGANPSGEDLRNDPRFHELERLIDPPDEVIHDDNNKPSSEVAVAVDWSAVLRKAEELRPAGRDLRLLVIVTRALANEQGLPGLAEGLTLMAQSFDQHWETMHPALRPASTPRDTALRRVNALLDLQNANAGLLGNLRRMKFLTPRGFAPISGRDLEQGALDDRLMLQEAAQGLSNSERSALSAAHEQLLGRLRSGLAAQNDQQPDAVATLTSDLRNAISALEALDKAFNVRLETTGPAVPVLSRFLERMLATLQRGTRAAPTAEPVAASPIQPAPTANGHDRSPFATSMAAATLPDRINSRDDVVKCLDLVIAFYDRTEPSSPIPHLARRVRRMVPMDFVELMEDLAPSGLKEFRLLAGVPDTKKTSQKDER
- a CDS encoding ATP-dependent Clp protease ATP-binding subunit, which produces MQHRRASQGFKRKELVGKLNPTCLRAFKAAADAAKLRGNPYVELVHFIEQLVLSDRSDVQMILRDAGVDAARIAADMTRAVDKLPYGATSIEEFSDHIFHAIQEAWSLATLEFGTEEVRSAHVVLACLKTPVLEGLVSKISVEFDKIDADAVIGRFAEVMEGSIEATGPAAAAETAEAPRRPGRGGDTALAKYATDLTQRARDGKIDAVVGRDPEIRQIVDILMRRRQNNPILTGEAGVGKTAVVEGFALRIAEDDVPPMLKGVSVRMLDVGLMQAGASVKGEFEKRLKAVIDEVQSSEVPIILFIDEAHTLIGAGGAAGTGDAANLLKPALARGELRTIAATTWAEYKQHIEKDPALTRRFQVVKIDEPDEAAAILMLRGVAGVLEKHHQVQILDEAIETAVKLSHRYIPARQLPDKAVSLLDTACARVAVSQHARPGAVEDLIRRKQALEVEQGIIGREAAIGIEVDDRKARVAKGLAETEAALAEAEARWESEKALAAEILELRATLRGQGVALDPVAAGASEGGTEAELVAPGDEVADQFQGGGQSVPETATSDTATAGDAADQAQESPSPLWGGARGGATPGFGAPSDPAADLARLKELSAQLAAAQGEAPLILLSVDRNAVAAVVQDWTGIPTGRMLSSQTEKALRLAQTLAARVVGQDHAMEMIAKRVQTSRAGLGAPEKPVGVFLLCGPSGVGKTETALALAEMLYGGEQNLISINMSEFQEAHTVSTLKGAPPGYVGYGKGGILTEAVRRRPYSVILLDEVEKAHPDVHEIFFQVFDKGMMDDSEGRRIDFKNSLILLTSNVGSEVIMQRTKNGQLREKIEDLDTALRAPLLKVFPAAFLGRVVTIPYYPLSGDMIEAITRHQFGKIARRLAASHGAELVIGDGVMDLIKARCTEIESGGRMIDAILTNTLLPELSRGVLNRSLDGEKLTRVTVGTSGEGFSYDFG
- a CDS encoding caspase family protein; its protein translation is MLAVCALALLLLLTASFAAERVSGRRAALVIGNSAYQHLATLPNAVNDADRVREVLERANFEVTLGRDLNKKGLEETVLGFLRTLNDGDVALFYYSGHAVQVGGNNYMLPVDASMASSYDLEVEAYSMSSLLEYMRETSSLQIAILDACRDNPFANNAYFVGQKKLAVEGKKGLASVTPQNGTLIVYSTAPDQVALDGNNGMSPFTGAFTDYALKPNVEIRKLLSDIRSEVIKRTDGRQTPWDASSLTSSFFFVTRQNLLIIEDMREVRVPPKMEAVALRISPPITSGDTPLSVNFTKLPEAGTLWLGDRQIDLDSKISADEVSAVMMKPSSGDMKDEEIRYAVTTEGGRTASGIVKVVIDVSAPAPKTIKPSLTIAQGEVDEQAPAPKPILVAMASDVGTGFSPMPEEIVRSSSAPKGWLKLESRDPETQVAIGDQVVSEGDLIKAEDIGKLRIRPSLKVVADSGLSELKPIAEALKPQQPESTGTGTAANPAPAPAPKVEPVAPVRTVVLVPAVRTKTPAPITINVAVSVNECDTLAAEPLDVQAVADGKLPNDIDVSKALAACKSAVNEHPDVARFKYQYARALYADGEFDAALKALNEASDAGHVRASYLLGRLYQFGAAVKRDPAKAIPLFEAGAKRGDPYSQYALGRALVTGLGTKADVDRGMAMVTSAAESGHTYAMNMLGTEYLSGSNVKKDDARAFKFISESANRDDVYGLVLLGILYRDGSGVQKDAKRAAELFEKARARGHPYAGRLLGRMALRDKSADPKTVAGWYRESAERGDAWGAYFAAELLQDNPSLQHDGGEVARLLALSASHDTKEVSANAKAALAKVDNISVGKEVQLALQRAGQDIGAVDGKLGSQTRDAANAVLGADAPREPRDLLIGLLRKEWIDSRPRLDMLGS